Part of the Deinococcus grandis genome, TGAATTTTTACTCAGTACGCACCAAGATGCCTGTGTTATGGCACAGCCGTGCGCTGGAAGTGCTTTTTGTTCCAAATTTTCCGGACACTCTGCACGTCAGCCTTTTCGGAAACCCCCATACGAACGTCAAGACTTCCGATAGGTCAGGTCAACGTCAACTTCCAGCGCGCCCCATCCGCCAGCGGCGGGCCCGTGACACCGTGAGGGCAACGCCCTGCGCGCCGGAGCCCTCCCATGACCCAGACCAGCCCCAGCACCGATCACCTCCAGCGCCCTCATCTCCTGCTGATCGAGGACGACCGCGACGTGCGCCGCGTCCTGTGCGACGAACTGAGCCTGGAGGGCTTCCACATCCACGCCGAGGCCAGCGGGCAGCAGGGCCTCACGTACACCGCGCAGCACCCGCCCGACCTGATCCTCCTCGATCTGGGCCTGCCGGACCTGCCCGGCGCGGAGGTCACGCGGCGCCTGCGTGAACTCACCGACGCGCCCATCGTCGTCCTGACCGCCACCGACGCCCTGCAGGAACGCGTGCACCAGCTGTCCCTGGGCGCCAACGACTTCGTGATGAAACCCTACGATCCGCGCGAACTGCTCGCGCGGGTGCAGGCCCACCTGCGCCGCCACGGCCGCAGCGCCCCGCTGCGCATCGGGCGTTTCTGCCTGGACCGCCAGCAGCACCGCCTGAGCCTCGACGGGCGCGACCTGCACCTCTCCCCCACGGAACTGCAGATCGCGGCCGTGCTGCTCAGGGAACCGGGGCAGCTGTTCTCCCGCGCGTTCCTGGAACAGCAGCTGTGGCCGGGCACGCCCTACCGCAACGCCCTGAACGTGCACGTGTGCCACCTGCGGGCCAAACTCACCGCGGCGGGCGCCGGGGACCTGCTCGTCA contains:
- a CDS encoding response regulator transcription factor, yielding MTQTSPSTDHLQRPHLLLIEDDRDVRRVLCDELSLEGFHIHAEASGQQGLTYTAQHPPDLILLDLGLPDLPGAEVTRRLRELTDAPIVVLTATDALQERVHQLSLGANDFVMKPYDPRELLARVQAHLRRHGRSAPLRIGRFCLDRQQHRLSLDGRDLHLSPTELQIAAVLLREPGQLFSRAFLEQQLWPGTPYRNALNVHVCHLRAKLTAAGAGDLLVSVRRGGLALLGERADP